The Phaseolus vulgaris cultivar G19833 unplaced genomic scaffold, P. vulgaris v2.0 scaffold_846, whole genome shotgun sequence genome includes the window gatctctgtcaaaagcgtaattcctcagcacttattcatgtgagagagacattgtttatatagaaaacagtttctaacttctttcaaaaaaacagttgaaaagcagttaagaaaacaacagattcagtttttgaacttaacagatttattttgtaaaaactgccaactcagcttaacagaaataactgtctgagtggtacctttggtgccctaactaacttgtgaaaaacaaacctttcagcagaccaaagaataaacctgttctttcacagtaaaacagattaaagtataacacacaAGCCAGCtcatcttaactgaaataacgaactgagctttcccttggtgccttaacagaaatttagaaaagccttttaacagagaagaaataaacagattctttctccataaaacagatttattgtgtactgttttaaaactgttaaaaccatttaaaaaagcttttcaaaaaccatttaacgaaagccttttaacagagaagaaataaacagattctttctccataaaatagatttatttgtgtactgttttaaaactgttaaaaacatttcaaaagcttttcaaaaaccatttaaccacatcatgtgcttgatctagacttggttaggcatctaggataggttacacagcaaaaggcaatcatacacacttacaacctaattacaaatgaatctaaaaacctattacaatcttcaaagcactcaagccatttcttcatcaaacacacatcaagtcttggtagggaagaagcttcctccagcttggaggcatcaatgaaagcagatgcggccaaggtggaaaaccttgaaaaAAGGTCAGTTGATCGGGAGGTGCTCCTCGGGAGggtcgagaaggagagggacgatgCCATGGTTGAGCTCGCCAAGGCTCAAGAGGAAAACAAGaagattgctgcagagctggcccaggcgcgggacgaaggcaaaaaggttgctgaagaccttgctcaagctcgcggggaaactgaagagctgaagaaacgaACCGACGAGCTGAAGCAACAAAccgaagagctcgagcaaagctccgcccaagtccttgccgccgggttcgacgccgccctggagcaagtcgcTTGCCAATACCCCGAGCTTGATCTGACCATGGTGTCCATCtgcaatgaagtggtggatgggaagatcgtgccctTTGAAGATTAATTGTCTCCCTCCATCACTTTGCTCTTTGAAAACTTGGCGCTTATTTCTGTTTTGTAAAACTTTACAtgtaatttttcttcttatgtATTTGAAACTGACACTGCTTTTATATAACTTCTTCTGCTTTTTGCACCTCATCTTTATGTTTACTTCGCATTCTTTAACCTTCATCTGCTTTCTCACTCGCTGTATGGTTGATCAACTTATCTGGTAGAACTCgctttaaacaaattaacttagcgattcctCGGGCTTAACCGTTTACTCACTGCTTTGAACTCGAGCAAACTATCAATCTTATAACAATTGAtcaactgttaactcaaagtaaaacttgagcaactTATTAACGTTCAAGCGATGACATTTAACGtaacttgcaaacttaaggcaattagctacttactaggcagcaggttttaacttaaactggtATCACAATACATTTTACCCTGATCAGCCTGACAAGGTTAGCCTTTACtcctgtcatcgcctggaatTCCTCTGATCGCCATAGAGGTCTGGCGATGTAAGCTttctttgccttcataacttggctattgttccctcatctggggggtaaAGGCGCCTTTCGgttccttctctacctccctgagtttcagaacaataagccagatagcgaggtgttctctttgaacctaccttagctatcctttaaacttctttcacccttcacgccatacctgaactcgttcaagacgagaaggattttatctgccttcacaccgcctacaagcgtggaagtcttctctggtcttactaagtcaatattgatgtttcacttaaagggggaaaggcgttttccttcctttcccgccgtttaaggtcacgaacacccttgacttttcagttcatctAGCCtaaactcactctgaggtgagaaggactttttctcgcctgaactcgctcgacggcgagaaggactttatcttgcctgaactcgctcgacggcaagaaggactttatctggcctgaactcgctcgacggcgagaaggactttatctggtgcctcaacttgcccagggtgtacatctcctcccccctggatgcactgaggactttttctctttctcgcctgcactcgctcgagggcgaggaggtcttttctcTTCTTGCCTCCAAACGCACGAGAGCGCTGAGGTCTTTAGTCATTGCTGGTGCCtctgatcgccgaaagacgatgaggactttaaaactttaactgatgccaccaatcgccgaaaagcgatggggactttaaaactttttcttagaaagcatgcaacataactttaaacttgccttgaatcacgtacgagtgataaggtcttttttctaaaactttcgaaacaacaaACATGCATtcttagaaactttaaactttgaaaactcttttttattgggtggcctcattaaaaaccctccttagggaaaaaagggtgcccccttcaaactgttttaacagaaagcttgcaaatctcttcatgttcgtttttacttacaaagctttaactgtaatataacttgaggtgtgtggcgttccaagtgcgaggaatcgcccctccttccaatgtttctaagcggtaggcgccgttcccgatcgcctcggttattctgaacggtcctgtccacttaggcgataacttgttttccatctcgtactggtgggccttcctcatcaccaggttgccttctctaaactgccttggcatcaccttcgagttataccttcgttcaatcctccttttcactgccttagcctttacccttgcctcctccctaacctcatccagtaaatctagattcaaccttctctcttcgttcgagtcttccgccacaaagttctggaatctcggcgagctctcctggatttccactggaatcattgcatcacatccatagaccaagctgaacggggtctcatgggttcctgactgctcggtggtatggtacgcccaaactatgcgggtacctcctcagcccacgatcccttggctttctctagccttctcctcaagcctcttagcaacacccgattggcggactctacttggccatttgtctg containing:
- the LOC137817706 gene encoding uncharacterized protein; the encoded protein is MKADAAKVENLEKRSVDREVLLGRVEKERDDAMVELAKAQEENKKIAAELAQARDEGKKVAEDLAQARGETEELKKRTDELKQQTEELEQSSAQVLAAGFDAALEQVACQYPELDLTMVSICNEVVDGKIVPFED